One region of Primulina tabacum isolate GXHZ01 chromosome 1, ASM2559414v2, whole genome shotgun sequence genomic DNA includes:
- the LOC142547005 gene encoding chorismate mutase 1, chloroplastic-like: MEAKLLRTVSSKVSLPNTQFAAPPTWRKNGNFRVLNSRFQERGILAIQVPAAPVGLAPKTRVDETQSYTLEGIRNSLIQQEDSIIFSLVERAQFRYNEETYDSNGSLNGFQGSLVEYIVRETEKLHAKVGRYESPDEHPFFPDDLPEPILPPLQYPKVLQPAADAININVQIWEMYFRSFLPILAKEGDDGNHGSAATCDIICLQALSKRIHYGKFVAEAKFRASQDAYKSAIRAQDRAQLMDLLTHPAVEETVKRRVEQKTRRFGQELTVDGGEDVNNPVYKINPCLVSDLYDNWIMPLTKQVQVEYLLRRLD; encoded by the exons ATGGAGGCGAAGCTGTTGAGGACCGTCAGTTCGAAGGTTTCATTGCCCAATACTCAATTTGCCGCCCCTCCAACATGGCGCAAGAATGGCAACTTTCGAGTACTCAACTCCAGATTTCAGGAGCGTGGCATTCTGGCAATACAAGTTCCTGCAGCTCCCGTTGG ATTGGCACCAAAAACCAGGGTAGATGAGACTCAAAGCTATACGCTTGAAGGTATCAGAAACTCCTTAATTCAGCAAGAGGATAGCATCATATTTAGTCTGGTTGAGAGAGCTCAATTCCGTTACAATGAAGAGACATATGATTCCAATGGTTCCTTGAATGGGTTCCAAGGTTCTCTGGTCGAGTATATTGTCCGAGAAACTGAAAAACTTCATGCAAAG GTTGGAAGATACGAAAGCCCTGATGAGCACCCTTTCTTCCCTGATGATCTACCAGAGCCAATATTACCCCCATTGCAGTATCCAAAG GTTCTGCAACCTGCAGCCGATGCAATCAACATTAATGTCCAAATATGGGAGATGTACTTCAGAAGTTTTCTCCCAATATTAGCTAAAGAAGGCGATGATGGTAATCATGGATCGGCAGCGACTTGTGACATAATTTGCTTGCAG GCTCTATCAAAGAGAATTCATTATGGTAAGTTTGTAGCAGAAGCGAAATTTCGAGCATCCCAAGATGCTTACAAGTCTGCCATTAGAGCACAA GACCGAGCCCAATTGATGGATTTGTTGACGCATCCTGCAGTGGAAGAGACTGTGAAAAGAAGGGTAGAACAAAAAACCAGAAGATTCGGACAAGAATTGACGGTTGATGGAGGCGAAGATGTCAACAACCCTGTTTACAAGATAAATCCATGTTTAGTTTCTGATCTATATGATAATTGGATCATGCCGCTAACAAAGCAAGTCCAGGTTGAATATTTATTGAGAAGGCTTGATTAG
- the LOC142547189 gene encoding uncharacterized protein LOC142547189: protein MKLERRPENDYEHGSRWFPYLNRFKTGDGYLSSTEVLEAMDPYIMDARKEKFRNAVINRTYSVCLVVEGLTDFGNVSAAFRSADALGFQSVHVVSCGNSRRYRDNRHVSMGAEKWLDIELWGSVKECFGILKSRGYRIATTHLGIDAVSVYDIDWSWPTAIIVGNELKGISTEALELSDVHCSIPMRGMVDSFNVSVAAGLVMHQAVLDRTLRMGCHGDLTEEERQILLAEFYLRHSNSALSIANEFAARKLTRTMSKL, encoded by the exons ATGAAACTGGAACGACGGCCCGAAAATGATTATGAACATGGGAGTCGTTGGTTTCCGTATTTGAATAGATTCAAAACAGGAGATGGATATTTAAGCAGTACTGAAGTGTTGGAAGCGATGGATCCGTATATAATGGACGCGAGAAAGGAGAAGTTTAGGAATGCGGTGATAAACCGCACCTATTCCGTGTGTTTGGTGGTCGAAGGATTAACCGATTTTGGCAATGTTTCAGCTGCTTTTCGTTCTGCTGATGCCCTTGGTTTTCAGTCTGTCCATGTTGTGTCCTGTGGCAACTCAAGAAG ATATAGAGACAACCGACATGTTAGCATGGGAGCTGAAAAATGGTTGGATATCGAACTTTGGGGTTCTGTCAAAGAGTGTTTTGGAATTCTAAAATCACGCGGTTATAGAATTGCCACAACTCATTTGGGGATCGATGCG GTATCTGTCTATGACATTGACTGGTCATGGCCTACCGCAATAATCGTTGGAAATgaactcaa GGGCATAAGCACTGAGGCTCTGGAGCTATCAGATGTGCACTGCAGTATTCCTATGAGAGGCATGGTAGATTCATTCAATGTCTCTGTAGCTGCAGGACTTGTTATGCACCAAGCTGTACTTGACAGGACTTTACGCATG GGTTGTCATGGGGATCTAACGGAAGAAGAACGACAGATCCTACTAGCCGAGTTTTATCTGCGCCACAGTAATAGCGCTTTGAGCATTGCAAATGAATTTGCCGCAAGGAAGTTAACGAGGACAATGTCAAAACTTTAA
- the LOC142547075 gene encoding phosphatidylinositol 3,4,5-trisphosphate 3-phosphatase and protein-tyrosine-phosphatase PTEN1-like: MGLKFSRKEQQRAEIVNLKHVQNRLVNCLWRNYIRNLVSKKRRRMLVAGYDLDMTYITDRLLAMSFPAEHMRAMYRNPIWQVKSVLETRHSGHYKVYNLCIEENYDASHFDGRVERYPFDDNHVPPISMIKAFCEDVHSWLSSDPKNIAVVHCMAGKGRTGLMISSYLVYTGMSAEKAMEVYAERRTTNNEGVSIPSQRRYVGYWEKLLSFPRGVNLGHLHVNLPKPCGRELLHIRLYDTLDIDQIFVVVSELQENPGKRYCPPAEISKSCCRKIRKSYERPNIPRYYYSFLKCEGQEEAVKPRLVAQMDTERSIIYQKNCLGCDYEKPVHIRGDIRIIFYEKLIGGRLFYACFNTAFITSSLLQFSLRDLDKVGKKGRSICGSSFCLELFFGPSNANCLLVPSSNA; encoded by the exons ATGGGGTTAAAGTTTTCAAGAAAAGAGCAACAAAGGGCTGAAATTGTGAATCTGAAGCATGTTCAGAATCGACTGGTGAATTGTCTATGGAGGAATTACATACGAAATTTGGTGTCGAAGAAAAGGAGGAGAATGCTAGTTGCGGGGTATGATCTTGACATGACCTACATAACTGATAGATTATTAGCAATGTCGTTCCCCGCAGAACATATGCGAGCCATGTATCGTAATCCCATATGGCAGGTCAAGTCTGTGCTGGAAACGAGACATTCTGGTCATTATAAG GTGTATAACTTGTGCATAGAAGAAAATTACGATGCATCCCATTTTGACGGCCGTGTAGAGAGATACCCCTTTGATGATAACCATGTTCCTCCGATTTCAATGATCAAGGCCTTCTGTGAAGATGTCCATTCTTGGTTATCTAGTGATCCAAAGAATATTGCAGTTGTGCACTGCATG GCAGGAAAGGGACGAACTGGGCTAATGATATCTTCTTATCTAGTTTACACTGGCATGTCAGCAGAGAAAGCTATGGAAGTATATGCTGAGAGACGAACCACGAATAACGAAGGA GTCTCAATACCAAGCCAACGTAGGTATGTTGgatactgggaaaagttacttTCTTTTCCCAGAGGAGTTAACCTTGGTCATCTTCATGTCAATTTACCTAAACCATGTGGAAGAGAGCTGCTGCATATTCGATTATATGACACACTCGACATTGATCAGATCTTTGTCGTGGTCTCTGAGTTGCAAGAG AATCCTGGGAAGCGGTATTGCCCTCCAGCAGAAATCTCCAAGAGCTGTTGCAGAAAAATTAGAAAAAGTTACGAAAGACCAAATATCCCACGATATTATTACTCATTTCTCAAGTGTGAAGGACAGGAAGAAGCAGTAAAGCCTCGGCTGGTAGCTCAAATGGACACTGAAAGGTCCATAATTTACCAAAAGAATTGTCTTGGTTGTGATTATGAGAAACCAGTACAC ATTAGAGGAGATATTCGAATAATTTTCTATGAAAAATTAATTGGAGGGCGTCTCTTCTATGCTTGCTTCAACACAGCTTTCATTACTAGCAGTTTGTTGCAG TTCTCTCTTAGAGATTTAGACAAAGTTGGAAAAAAAGGCAGATCAATCTGTGGTTCTTCATTCTGCTTGGAGCTCTTCTTCGGTCCATCAAACGCCAACTGCTTGCTTGTGCCTTCATCAAATGCCTGA
- the LOC142547354 gene encoding cyclic nucleotide-gated ion channel 2-like — translation MNGGMAIIVTLLRTCVDGVHLFHLWLQFRLAYISRESLVVGCGKLVWDARAIATHYVRSFRGFWLDVFVILPIPQAVFWLVVPRLIKEERIKLIMTILLLIFLFQFLPKVYHSIYLMRRMQKVTGFIFGTIWWGFGLNLLAYFIASHVAGGCWYVLAIQRVASCLQHHCVQTNSCNLPLSCSEEVCYQFLLSSGTVANPCGSNTTVLVRKPLCLDVNGPYRYGIYEWALPVVSSNSVSVKILYPIFWGLMTLSTFGNDLEPTSNRLEVMFSICTVLSGLMLFTLLIGNIQVFLHAVMAKKRKMQLRCRDMEWWMKRRQLPALLRQRVRRYERQRLTALDGDDEMDLISHLPDGLRRDIKRFLCLDLVKKVPLFDSLDDLILDNICDRVKPLVFSKDETIIREGDPVQRMVFIVRGRVKSSQNLSRGMVATSLLEPGGFFGDELLHWCLRRPFMDRLPASSSTFTCIESAEAYALYSKDLRYITDHFRYKFANERLKRTARYYSSNWRTWAAVNIQLAWKRYMQRTNHYALSSGSGDSDRLLRRYAAFFLSIRPHDHLE, via the exons ATGAACGGCGGTATGGCGATTATTGTGACGTTGCTGCGAACCTGCGTCGATGGGGTTCACTTGTTCCACCTGTGGCTGCAGTTTCGGCTGGCTTACATCTCCAGGGAGTCGTTGGTTGTCGGATGTGGGAAGCTAGTCTGGGATGCACGCGCCATCGCCACTCACTACGTGCGGTCCTTCCGGGGTTTCTGGCTTGATGTTTTTGTGATTCTTCCCATTCCTCAG GCTGTTTTTTGGTTAGTGGTGCCAAGATTAATCAAAGAGGAGAGGATAAAGCTTATAATGACAATTCTCTTGCTGATCTTCTTGTTCCAGTTCCTCCCTAAGGTCTATCACAGCATATATCTAATGAGAAGAATGCAAAAGGTGACAGGCTTCATCTTCGGCACGATTTGGTGGGGTTTCGGCCTTAATCTTTTAGCATATTTCATCGCTTCCCAT GTTGCGGGTGGATGTTGGTATGTTCTTGCAATACAGCGTGTAGCATCTTGCCTGCAACATCATTGTGTCCAAACCAATTCGTGCAATCTACCTCTATCCTGCTCTGAGGAGGTTTGTTATCAGTTTCTACTGTCGTCGGGTACTGTGGCGAATCCGTGTGGGAGTAACACCACCGTGTTGGTCAGAAAGCCGTTGTGCTTGGATGTAAATGGGCCTTATCGTTATGGGATATATGAATGGGCTCTTCCTGTGGTATCCAGCAACTCTGTTTCTGTCAAGATTCTTTATCCCATTTTCTGGGGATTGATGACTCTTAG CACTTTTGGGAATGATTTGGAACCGACGAGCAACAGGTTGGAAGTAATGTTCAGTATATGCACTGTACTTAGTGGGTTGATGTTATTCACTCTGTTGATAGGAAATATTCAG GTGTTTCTGCACGCGGTTATGGCAAAGAAGAGAAAGATGCAACTGAGATGCCGAGACATGGAATGGTGGATGAAGAGAAGGCAATTGCCTGCGCTTCTTAGGCAAAGAGTTAGACGTTATGAAAGACAGAGATTGACGGCTCTGGATGGTGACGATGAGATGGATTTAATTTCCCACTTACCAGATGGACTTAGGAGGGACATTAAACGATTTCTCTGTCTTGATCTGGTTAAAAAG GTGCCCTTGTTTGATAGCTTGGACGATCTCATTTTGGACAACATATGCGACCGTGTTAAGCCACTTGTTTTCTCCAAAGACGAAACG ATAATACGAGAGGGAGACCCTGTGCAACGGATGGTGTTCATCGTGCGTGGCCGTGTAAAAAGCAGCCAAAATCTCAGCAGAGGGATGGTGGCTACGAGTCTGCTAGAGCCCGGTGGATTCTTTGGGGACGAGCTTTTACATTGGTGCCTTCGACGCCCTTTTATGGACAGACTTCCTGCTTCTTCTTCAACATTTACCTGCATTGAATCGGCTGAAGCATATGCTCTATACTCCAAAGATCTTCGCTACATCACGGATCATTTTCGTTACAAATTCGCCAATGAGAGGCTCAAGCGAACCGCGAGGTACTATTCCTCTAATTGGAGAACATGGGCTGCTGTTAATATCCAGTTGGCCTGGAAGCGTTACATGCAGAGGACCAACCATTATGCGCTCAGTTCAGGCAGTGGTGACAGTGACAGGCTGCTTCGGCGGTATGCTGCATTCTTTTTGTCAATTCGACCACATGATCATCTTGAATGA